The stretch of DNA TTTTGCACGTTTGCCATTTGTCTCCTCCGTCTGGAATGGATCCCGGGGCGGGCGTGGCGCGCGGAAAGCGCCGCGCGGCTGGCCGCTATGCCCAGAGTTGCAGAGGATTGTGGGTGGCGAAACTTACTGCGTTCTGACAGATTCCGGCGCGCCGCCAGCAAAAAACGTCGGGGTATACGCTAGGCGTGCACGGGGCTGTGGATGCTGCGCTGCGGGCCCTCGGCGCATGCGCTCCGCATGGTTATGCGCGTTGCGGGCGTGCGGCTATGCAGCATCCGCGCCCGCCCCGCGCGAGGCGCCTTGCGATGGCATTGCCGCCGGCGGCGGCTCGGCGCTGACGGCTTCGGCATCGTCATGGTTCATGCGCCAGGCATAGAGCGCGGCCATCAGCACATAGACCACCAGCGCGCCCTGTGCGCCGACCCAGAACGAGAACGGCCAGCCGAAGA from Cupriavidus taiwanensis encodes:
- a CDS encoding DUF4212 domain-containing protein: MNDTPAPGGADARHRLAWHRNLRWICGLLAVWFTVTFVVAWFARDLRFDFFGWPFSFWVGAQGALVVYVLMAALYAWRMNHDDAEAVSAEPPPAAMPSQGASRGAGADAA